In a single window of the Fibrobacter sp. UWR2 genome:
- the rplO gene encoding 50S ribosomal protein L15, whose protein sequence is MELNTLNPGKAKVVKRKRIGRGPGSGWGTTAGRGQKGAGARKSAKAGRVAFEGGQMPIHRRIPKRGFKHAGIEFQIVNLKRLAAANVAEFDAKVLFDLGFIRNIDKPVKVLAFGAIDKAINVKVNAISEKAKALIEAAGGKVEIV, encoded by the coding sequence ATGGAACTCAATACTCTCAATCCTGGCAAGGCCAAGGTCGTCAAGCGCAAGCGCATCGGCCGTGGTCCGGGTTCCGGTTGGGGCACCACCGCTGGCCGTGGCCAGAAGGGTGCTGGTGCTCGTAAGAGCGCCAAGGCTGGCCGTGTCGCTTTCGAAGGCGGTCAGATGCCTATCCACCGCCGCATCCCGAAGCGCGGTTTCAAGCATGCCGGTATCGAATTCCAGATCGTGAACCTCAAGCGTCTCGCTGCCGCCAACGTGGCCGAATTCGACGCCAAGGTCCTCTTCGATCTCGGGTTCATCCGTAACATCGACAAGCCCGTGAAGGTTCTCGCCTTCGGTGCTATCGACAAGGCTATCAACGTCAAGGTTAACGCTATCAGCGAGAAGGCCAAGGCCCTCATCGAAGCTGCTGGCGGCAAAGTCGAGATCGTCTAA
- the rpmD gene encoding 50S ribosomal protein L30: MKKVRITLIKGTVRRLPVHRANVKALGLRKIGQSVEHVLTPSIQGMINAVADMVKVEEI; the protein is encoded by the coding sequence ATGAAGAAAGTTCGTATTACTTTGATCAAGGGTACCGTCCGCCGTCTCCCGGTGCACCGCGCCAACGTGAAGGCCCTCGGTCTCCGCAAGATCGGACAATCTGTTGAACACGTTTTGACCCCCAGCATCCAGGGCATGATCAATGCCGTGGCTGACATGGTGAAGGTCGAGGAGATCTAA
- the rpmC gene encoding 50S ribosomal protein L29: MKARDIKNELRALDVAQLKEKLAQLNLDLFNYRMTAKLGNLEKPSVIQAARRDIARIKTILSEKAKA, encoded by the coding sequence ATGAAAGCTCGTGACATTAAAAATGAACTGAGAGCTCTCGACGTGGCTCAGCTCAAGGAAAAGCTGGCACAGTTGAATCTCGATTTGTTCAATTACCGCATGACTGCGAAGCTCGGTAATTTGGAAAAACCCTCTGTGATTCAGGCTGCCCGCAGGGACATCGCCCGAATCAAGACCATCCTCAGCGAAAAGGCCAAGGCATAA
- the rpsJ gene encoding 30S ribosomal protein S10: MAGERIRIRLKSFDHRMIDRSAQDIVNTAKQTGARIAGPIPLPTKVQKYTVLRSPHINKTSREQFESRTHKRLIDILDATPQTVDSLMKLDLPAGVEVEIKV, translated from the coding sequence ATGGCTGGTGAACGCATTCGTATTCGCTTGAAGAGCTTCGATCATCGTATGATCGACCGCTCTGCTCAAGACATCGTGAATACAGCTAAGCAAACGGGTGCCCGCATTGCGGGACCCATCCCCCTCCCGACGAAGGTCCAGAAGTATACGGTGCTCCGCTCTCCGCATATTAACAAGACTTCTCGTGAACAGTTCGAATCCCGTACGCACAAGCGTCTTATCGACATCCTTGATGCTACGCCGCAGACTGTTGATTCCCTCATGAAACTTGACTTGCCGGCTGGTGTCGAAGTCGAAATTAAGGTCTAA
- the rpsQ gene encoding 30S ribosomal protein S17, translating to MDRNLRKVKQGVVASDKMDKTITVVVENRKRHPMYNKIMTTTKKLKAHDENNEAGEGDLVEIMETRPLSATKRWRLVRIVEKKK from the coding sequence ATGGATAGAAACCTTCGTAAAGTCAAGCAGGGTGTTGTCGCCTCCGACAAGATGGATAAGACCATCACGGTTGTGGTTGAAAACCGCAAGCGTCATCCCATGTACAACAAGATCATGACCACCACCAAGAAGCTCAAGGCTCACGATGAAAACAACGAAGCCGGCGAAGGCGACCTGGTGGAAATCATGGAAACTCGTCCTCTTTCCGCTACGAAGCGCTGGCGTCTCGTCCGCATCGTCGAAAAGAAGAAGTAA
- the rplC gene encoding 50S ribosomal protein L3, whose translation MNGILAKKLGMTQVFTEQGECVPVTVLEAGPCVVVSHKTEEKDGYTAVQIGFGLKKEQRANKAEIGHFKKAEIAVREHLAEFDVADLESWPVGKEFGAADFADAKMVNVSGISKGHGFSGAIKRHGFHSGPRSHGTHNMREPGGTSAHSYPGRVFPGKRMPGQYGNKKVTVKHLQVVKVDGDRNLIFVRGAVPGPKNSIIVVRKD comes from the coding sequence ATGAACGGTATTCTCGCAAAGAAGTTGGGAATGACCCAAGTGTTCACGGAACAGGGCGAATGCGTCCCTGTCACGGTTCTCGAAGCCGGTCCGTGCGTGGTCGTTTCCCACAAGACAGAAGAAAAGGACGGCTACACTGCTGTCCAGATCGGCTTTGGTCTCAAGAAGGAACAGCGTGCCAACAAGGCAGAAATCGGCCATTTCAAGAAGGCTGAAATCGCTGTCCGCGAACACCTCGCCGAATTTGACGTCGCTGATCTCGAATCCTGGCCGGTTGGCAAGGAATTCGGTGCTGCCGACTTCGCCGATGCAAAGATGGTGAACGTCTCCGGCATTTCCAAGGGTCACGGCTTCTCTGGTGCCATCAAGCGCCATGGCTTCCACAGCGGTCCCCGCTCTCACGGTACGCACAACATGCGCGAACCGGGCGGTACGTCTGCTCACTCCTACCCGGGTCGTGTTTTCCCGGGCAAGCGTATGCCTGGTCAGTACGGCAACAAGAAAGTGACTGTCAAGCACCTCCAGGTCGTCAAGGTTGACGGCGACCGCAACCTGATCTTCGTCCGTGGCGCTGTCCCGGGCCCGAAGAACAGCATTATCGTGGTGAGGAAAGACTAA
- the rpsE gene encoding 30S ribosomal protein S5: MEREAQVSEFEDKVVHINRCAKTVKGGRRMSFSALVVVGNKNGKVGVGLGKAKEVSEAIRKGTEAAQRNIVEVQLLDGTIPHDIEVKAGSTRILLMPAAPGTGVIAGAAARAVLELAGVRNILTKIHGSSNPSTVVSACLEGLKSQMNKQDCAKLRGFEA, from the coding sequence TTGGAACGCGAAGCTCAAGTTTCTGAATTTGAAGACAAGGTTGTACACATCAACCGTTGCGCGAAGACCGTCAAGGGCGGTCGCCGTATGTCCTTCTCCGCTCTCGTTGTCGTCGGCAACAAGAACGGCAAGGTGGGCGTTGGCCTCGGCAAGGCTAAGGAAGTTTCCGAAGCCATCCGTAAGGGTACCGAAGCTGCCCAGCGCAACATTGTTGAAGTCCAGCTCCTCGACGGCACCATCCCGCACGACATCGAAGTGAAGGCCGGTTCTACCCGCATTCTCCTCATGCCGGCTGCTCCGGGTACTGGCGTTATCGCCGGTGCTGCCGCCCGTGCTGTTCTCGAACTCGCCGGTGTGCGCAACATCCTCACCAAGATTCACGGTTCCTCCAACCCGAGCACTGTCGTGAGCGCTTGCCTGGAAGGCCTGAAGTCCCAGATGAACAAACAGGACTGCGCCAAGCTGCGTGGTTTTGAAGCCTAA
- the rplX gene encoding 50S ribosomal protein L24, translating into MANIKKNDNVKVISGAFKGKTGTVISVKAGKVTVKDVNVCKRHEKPSQTNQAGGIIEKEMPIDISNVMLLEGNTPVRTRIVREKGKKGVRTSVKTGKAV; encoded by the coding sequence ATGGCTAACATCAAGAAGAATGATAACGTCAAGGTGATTTCCGGTGCCTTCAAGGGCAAGACCGGCACCGTGATCAGTGTCAAGGCCGGCAAGGTGACCGTCAAGGACGTCAACGTCTGCAAGCGTCACGAAAAGCCGAGCCAGACCAACCAGGCGGGCGGCATCATCGAGAAGGAAATGCCCATCGACATTTCCAACGTGATGCTTCTCGAAGGCAATACGCCTGTTCGTACCCGTATCGTGCGCGAGAAGGGCAAGAAGGGCGTTCGTACCAGTGTCAAGACTGGAAAGGCTGTGTAA
- the rplN gene encoding 50S ribosomal protein L14 codes for MIQEETRLVVADNSGAKEVACIRVLGGTNRRYASIGDVIKVAVKDAIPQSKVKKGSVADAVVVRTRKEISRPDGTFIRFSDNAVVLITKDGEPRGTRIFGPVARELREKNYMKIISLAPEVL; via the coding sequence ATGATTCAAGAAGAAACCAGACTCGTCGTGGCTGACAACAGTGGAGCCAAGGAAGTCGCCTGCATCCGTGTTTTGGGTGGCACGAACCGTCGCTATGCTAGCATCGGTGATGTCATCAAGGTAGCCGTTAAGGACGCTATCCCCCAGAGCAAGGTGAAGAAGGGTTCCGTGGCCGACGCCGTCGTCGTGCGCACACGCAAAGAAATCTCCCGTCCGGACGGAACGTTCATTCGTTTCTCGGACAACGCAGTTGTTCTCATCACTAAGGATGGTGAACCGCGTGGAACCCGTATTTTTGGACCGGTGGCTCGTGAGCTCCGCGAAAAGAATTACATGAAGATCATCTCCCTCGCACCTGAGGTTCTCTAA
- the rplW gene encoding 50S ribosomal protein L23, with amino-acid sequence MKEIREILLTPHITEETMKNMVNPRNDVHKYVFKVAMDASKTDIKAAVEKRFSVKVDSVNTVITRGKIKRVRMVAGKKPNWKKAYITLKAGQKIAEFEGV; translated from the coding sequence ATGAAGGAAATTCGTGAAATCCTGCTGACCCCGCACATTACCGAAGAAACCATGAAGAACATGGTGAATCCGCGTAACGATGTGCACAAGTATGTTTTCAAGGTCGCCATGGACGCCAGCAAGACCGATATCAAGGCTGCTGTCGAGAAGCGCTTCTCCGTCAAGGTTGATTCCGTTAACACCGTGATCACCCGTGGCAAGATCAAGCGTGTCCGCATGGTTGCCGGCAAGAAACCCAACTGGAAGAAGGCCTACATCACGCTCAAGGCCGGGCAAAAGATTGCCGAGTTCGAAGGAGTATAA
- the rplP gene encoding 50S ribosomal protein L16: MLSPKRTLHRKQMKGRMKGVAHRGNYMAFGEFGIQALEKCWLTARQIEAARIAMTRKIKRGGRVWIRVFPDKPITRHPAEARMGKGKGAVEFWVAVILPGRIIFEMGGVERELAMEALHVAAQKLPLKCKIIEESEI; the protein is encoded by the coding sequence ATGCTGAGTCCTAAAAGAACATTACATCGTAAGCAGATGAAGGGCCGTATGAAGGGTGTCGCTCATCGCGGCAACTACATGGCCTTCGGCGAATTCGGCATTCAGGCTCTTGAAAAGTGCTGGCTGACGGCTCGCCAAATCGAAGCTGCCCGTATCGCTATGACCCGTAAGATCAAGCGCGGCGGTCGCGTGTGGATCCGCGTGTTCCCCGACAAGCCGATCACCCGTCACCCTGCCGAAGCCCGTATGGGTAAGGGTAAGGGCGCCGTGGAATTCTGGGTCGCCGTGATTCTCCCGGGTCGCATCATTTTCGAAATGGGTGGTGTCGAACGTGAACTCGCCATGGAAGCTCTCCATGTCGCGGCACAGAAGCTCCCCCTCAAGTGCAAAATCATCGAAGAATCGGAGATCTAA
- the rplF gene encoding 50S ribosomal protein L6: MSRIGKAIINIPAGVKVAVNGQNIKVEGPKGKLETNVHELISIKLEGSQLSFSRPDDQKFTRAIHGTTRALVANMVEGVTKGFEKTLEIVGVGYRVEQKGKDLNLVLGFSHPVIFKAPEGVELKAVDPLKISISGIDKQKVGQAAAEIRKYRKPEPYKGKGIKYTGEIIRRKQGKKTGK; the protein is encoded by the coding sequence ATGTCCCGTATCGGAAAAGCTATTATCAACATCCCGGCTGGCGTCAAAGTCGCCGTCAATGGTCAGAACATCAAGGTGGAAGGCCCGAAGGGCAAGCTCGAGACCAACGTCCACGAACTCATTTCCATCAAGCTCGAAGGCTCTCAGCTTTCCTTCTCCCGTCCTGACGACCAGAAGTTCACCCGTGCCATCCACGGCACGACCCGCGCTCTCGTTGCCAACATGGTCGAAGGCGTGACCAAGGGTTTCGAGAAGACTCTCGAAATCGTCGGTGTGGGCTACCGCGTCGAACAGAAGGGCAAGGACCTGAACCTCGTGCTCGGTTTCTCTCATCCGGTCATTTTCAAGGCTCCGGAAGGCGTCGAACTCAAGGCTGTCGACCCGCTGAAGATCTCCATCTCCGGCATCGACAAGCAGAAGGTCGGCCAGGCTGCCGCGGAAATCCGCAAGTACCGTAAGCCTGAACCGTATAAGGGCAAGGGCATCAAGTACACTGGCGAAATTATCCGTCGTAAGCAAGGTAAGAAGACAGGTAAATAA
- a CDS encoding type Z 30S ribosomal protein S14, with product MASRRMIEKCKRTPKYTVRGYNRCKRCGRPHAFMRRFGLCRICFREMALAGEIPGITKSSW from the coding sequence ATGGCAAGCAGAAGAATGATTGAAAAATGCAAGCGTACCCCGAAGTATACCGTTCGTGGGTATAACCGTTGCAAGCGTTGCGGTAGGCCGCACGCCTTTATGCGCCGCTTTGGCCTTTGCCGTATTTGCTTCCGCGAAATGGCACTCGCCGGCGAAATCCCCGGTATCACAAAGTCGTCTTGGTAA
- the rplB gene encoding 50S ribosomal protein L2, with the protein MGLKSYRPLTPTLRYKQIGDRKEITADKPYKPLTEGIKSSSGRNNVGEITSRRRGGGHKKLYRIIDFKRKFAGIPCTVETIEYDPNRSARIALVKYQNGKRAYIIAPATVKVGDVLNAGAGAEFRVGNALPIRDIPLNTMIHNIELKPGKGAQLVRSAGAAAELVAKDGKLCQVKLPSGEVRFISEDCLAVVGQVSNIDHMNESSGSAGRSRWLGKRPSVRGVVMNPVDHPLGGGEGRTSGGRHPCSPWGKNSKGAKTRNNKRTDKYIVRRRQKRA; encoded by the coding sequence ATGGGTCTGAAGTCTTATCGCCCTCTTACCCCGACGCTTCGTTACAAGCAGATTGGTGACCGCAAGGAAATCACTGCCGACAAGCCGTACAAGCCCCTTACCGAAGGTATCAAGAGCAGCTCCGGCCGTAACAACGTTGGTGAAATCACCTCCCGCCGTCGCGGTGGTGGTCACAAGAAACTGTACCGTATCATCGATTTCAAGCGCAAGTTCGCAGGCATCCCCTGCACGGTCGAAACTATCGAATACGATCCGAACCGTTCCGCTCGCATCGCCCTGGTCAAGTACCAGAACGGCAAGCGCGCCTACATCATCGCCCCGGCTACTGTCAAGGTCGGTGATGTGCTGAACGCCGGCGCTGGTGCCGAGTTCCGCGTGGGTAACGCTCTCCCGATTCGCGATATTCCGCTGAACACGATGATCCACAACATCGAGCTCAAGCCGGGCAAGGGTGCTCAGCTGGTCCGCTCCGCCGGTGCCGCTGCTGAACTCGTCGCCAAGGACGGCAAGCTCTGCCAGGTCAAGCTCCCGAGTGGTGAAGTCCGCTTCATCTCCGAAGACTGCCTCGCTGTTGTCGGTCAGGTTTCCAATATCGATCACATGAATGAATCCTCGGGTTCTGCAGGCCGCTCTCGCTGGCTCGGCAAGCGCCCGTCCGTCCGTGGTGTCGTTATGAACCCGGTCGACCACCCGCTCGGTGGTGGTGAAGGACGTACTTCTGGTGGTCGTCATCCGTGCTCTCCCTGGGGCAAGAACTCCAAGGGTGCCAAAACTCGTAACAATAAGCGTACCGATAAGTACATCGTGCGCCGTCGTCAGAAGAGGGCCTAA
- the rpsH gene encoding 30S ribosomal protein S8 translates to MAMTDPIADMLTRVRNACKAKLPVVDIPASNLKREIARVLQEKGFIKKFVVVDDGKQGILKVLLRYTKGESAIQGIQRVSTPGLRHYVDVAKLPRVRNGLGYAIISTSKGVMTDHEAREQKVGGEVIAKVW, encoded by the coding sequence ATGGCAATGACAGATCCTATCGCCGATATGCTCACCCGCGTGCGCAACGCCTGCAAGGCTAAGCTCCCCGTGGTTGACATTCCTGCCAGCAACCTGAAGCGTGAAATTGCACGCGTTCTGCAGGAAAAAGGTTTCATCAAGAAGTTCGTCGTCGTCGATGACGGCAAGCAGGGCATCCTCAAGGTTCTGCTCCGTTACACGAAGGGCGAATCCGCTATCCAGGGTATCCAGCGCGTGTCTACGCCGGGTCTTCGCCACTATGTTGACGTGGCTAAGCTTCCGCGTGTCCGCAACGGCCTTGGCTATGCTATCATCTCCACATCTAAAGGTGTCATGACTGACCACGAAGCCCGCGAACAGAAGGTGGGTGGCGAAGTCATCGCAAAGGTATGGTAA
- the rplD gene encoding 50S ribosomal protein L4 — protein MASAKLFAATGDFKNDIELPKMFDEEVNTVCMYLHIKAILNNQRQGTAQAKNKSSVSGGGQKPWKQKGTGRARSGQNTSAVWVRGAKAHGPKSHDYFEKVNKKVKKIAFHSALAAKAKEGKVLVFEALSFGAPKTKDLLAVLTKAGVEQRNALFVVSAKDENLYLSSNNIPWCRCARVEDVNTYDIVRANNVVISQAALAELEGGR, from the coding sequence ATGGCTAGTGCAAAGCTTTTCGCCGCAACAGGCGATTTCAAGAACGATATCGAACTCCCGAAGATGTTTGACGAAGAAGTCAACACGGTCTGCATGTACCTCCACATCAAGGCTATTCTGAACAACCAGCGCCAGGGCACCGCCCAGGCCAAGAATAAGTCCTCTGTTAGCGGTGGTGGCCAGAAGCCGTGGAAGCAGAAGGGTACCGGCCGCGCTCGTTCCGGCCAGAACACCTCCGCTGTGTGGGTTCGCGGTGCCAAGGCACACGGTCCGAAGTCCCACGACTACTTCGAAAAGGTGAACAAGAAGGTCAAGAAGATTGCTTTCCACTCTGCACTCGCTGCAAAGGCCAAGGAAGGCAAGGTCCTCGTGTTCGAAGCCCTCAGCTTCGGCGCCCCGAAGACCAAGGATCTCCTCGCTGTCCTCACTAAGGCTGGCGTCGAACAGCGCAATGCTCTGTTTGTCGTGAGCGCTAAGGACGAAAACCTTTACCTCTCCTCCAACAACATTCCTTGGTGCCGTTGCGCACGCGTTGAAGATGTCAACACTTACGACATCGTCCGTGCGAACAACGTTGTCATCTCTCAGGCTGCTCTCGCAGAACTTGAAGGAGGCCGCTAA
- the rpsC gene encoding 30S ribosomal protein S3, with translation MGHKTHPNGLRLGVIRGWESKWYAEDNFADLLYEDITLRRYLMKRFEHASLSKVGIERTVKKVNVNLFTARPGIVIGKKGEELERVKSELQFLTGKEIFISVHEIKRPETDAKLVAENIARQLEKRISFRRAMKRAIQSAMRLGVEGIKVQCGGRLGGAEIARVEKYAEGRVPLHTLRADIDYATSIAKTVYGAIGIKVWIMHGEKIGKDVMNDNKREK, from the coding sequence ATGGGTCACAAAACTCATCCTAATGGTCTTCGTCTTGGCGTTATCCGCGGTTGGGAATCCAAGTGGTATGCCGAAGACAACTTTGCTGATCTTCTCTATGAAGACATTACCCTCCGTCGCTACCTGATGAAGCGTTTCGAACATGCCTCCCTCTCCAAGGTCGGCATCGAACGCACCGTCAAGAAGGTGAACGTGAACCTCTTTACCGCCCGCCCGGGTATCGTCATCGGTAAGAAGGGCGAAGAACTCGAACGCGTCAAGAGCGAGCTCCAGTTCCTCACCGGTAAGGAAATTTTCATCAGCGTGCACGAAATCAAGCGCCCGGAAACGGATGCCAAGCTCGTCGCTGAAAACATCGCCCGCCAGCTCGAAAAGCGTATCTCCTTCCGCCGCGCCATGAAGCGCGCCATCCAGTCCGCCATGCGCCTGGGTGTGGAAGGTATCAAGGTGCAGTGCGGTGGCCGCCTCGGCGGTGCCGAAATTGCCCGCGTCGAAAAGTATGCCGAAGGCCGCGTGCCTCTGCACACTCTCCGCGCCGATATCGACTACGCGACATCGATTGCTAAGACCGTCTATGGTGCCATCGGTATCAAGGTGTGGATCATGCACGGTGAAAAGATTGGCAAGGACGTCATGAACGACAACAAGAGAGAGAAGTAA
- the rplR gene encoding 50S ribosomal protein L18 → MTAIAKKRIQSRIARHARVRKSVVGTAECPRLAVRRSLSHMVAQIIDDANNKSLAQVATTAKEFQGKFGEMTKTEQAKQLGLQVAEIAKSKGIESVVFDRGGYIYHGRVQALAEGAREGGLKF, encoded by the coding sequence ATGACTGCAATTGCTAAGAAAAGAATCCAGTCCAGAATCGCACGCCACGCTCGTGTGCGCAAGTCTGTTGTCGGAACTGCAGAATGCCCTCGTTTGGCCGTTCGCCGTTCCTTGTCTCACATGGTCGCCCAGATTATCGATGACGCGAACAACAAGTCTCTCGCTCAGGTCGCTACGACTGCCAAGGAATTCCAGGGCAAGTTCGGCGAAATGACGAAGACGGAACAGGCCAAGCAGCTTGGCCTCCAGGTCGCTGAAATCGCCAAGTCCAAGGGCATTGAATCCGTGGTCTTCGACCGCGGCGGTTACATCTATCACGGTCGCGTTCAGGCTCTCGCTGAGGGAGCTCGTGAAGGCGGACTCAAATTCTAG
- the rpsS gene encoding 30S ribosomal protein S19, whose amino-acid sequence MSRSLKKGAFVDSHVLSKAQAMAGSDKKQPIKTWSRRSTIVPDMVGLTFSVYNGKQFLPVYVSENMVGHKLGEFAMTRTFRGHRKTETAGGKK is encoded by the coding sequence ATGTCGAGATCCCTTAAGAAAGGTGCTTTCGTGGATTCCCACGTTCTAAGCAAGGCCCAGGCAATGGCTGGCTCCGACAAGAAGCAGCCGATCAAGACCTGGTCCCGTCGTTCCACAATCGTTCCGGATATGGTCGGACTCACTTTCTCTGTGTACAACGGAAAGCAGTTCCTCCCGGTCTATGTTTCCGAAAACATGGTCGGCCATAAGCTCGGCGAATTCGCAATGACCCGTACGTTCCGTGGCCACCGCAAGACGGAAACCGCTGGAGGTAAGAAATAA
- the rplV gene encoding 50S ribosomal protein L22, whose amino-acid sequence MQAVAKVKNVRYGVRKLRRVVDLVRGKRVDEAFAMLSIMHTQTKGAPIVENALKSAVANFKQKSAAPVAAEELVIKTIAADGGTIMKRIHPRSQGRAFRIEKPLTHLTVVVADKEK is encoded by the coding sequence ATGCAAGCTGTTGCTAAAGTGAAAAACGTCCGTTACGGTGTGCGCAAGCTCCGCCGCGTTGTGGACCTGGTCCGTGGCAAGCGCGTCGACGAAGCCTTCGCGATGCTCTCCATCATGCACACGCAGACCAAGGGCGCTCCGATTGTCGAGAACGCTCTCAAGTCCGCTGTCGCAAACTTCAAGCAGAAGTCTGCCGCTCCGGTCGCCGCTGAAGAACTCGTGATCAAGACCATCGCTGCTGACGGCGGTACGATCATGAAGCGTATTCACCCGCGTTCCCAGGGCCGCGCTTTCCGTATTGAAAAGCCGCTCACCCACCTCACCGTCGTCGTCGCAGACAAGGAGAAATAA
- the rplE gene encoding 50S ribosomal protein L5 translates to MNQMKQFYLEKVVPALQAKFAYKNVMEIPRLEKIVVNMGVGAAAQNRKILDEAADTLTAITGQKAVVTTAKKAIANFHLREGLGIGAKVTLHGDIMWDFLYRFININLPRVRDFRGLARRGFDGMGNFTLGIKEQTIFVEIDIDKISRTFGMDISFVTSAKTDDEGRALLEELGLPFRK, encoded by the coding sequence ATGAATCAGATGAAGCAATTTTATCTCGAAAAAGTCGTTCCGGCCCTGCAAGCAAAATTCGCCTACAAGAACGTGATGGAAATCCCGCGTCTCGAAAAGATCGTGGTGAACATGGGCGTTGGCGCCGCTGCTCAGAACCGCAAGATTCTCGACGAAGCTGCCGACACTCTTACTGCCATTACGGGTCAGAAGGCCGTCGTCACCACAGCGAAGAAGGCTATCGCCAACTTCCACCTCCGTGAAGGTCTCGGCATCGGTGCCAAGGTCACTCTCCACGGCGACATCATGTGGGACTTCCTCTACCGTTTCATCAACATCAACCTCCCACGTGTCCGTGACTTCCGTGGTCTCGCTCGCCGTGGTTTCGATGGAATGGGCAACTTCACTCTCGGTATCAAGGAACAGACGATCTTCGTCGAAATCGATATCGATAAGATTTCTCGTACCTTCGGTATGGACATCTCCTTCGTGACCTCTGCAAAGACGGACGACGAAGGCCGTGCCCTTCTCGAAGAACTTGGACTCCCCTTCAGGAAGTAA